One Rhododendron vialii isolate Sample 1 chromosome 2a, ASM3025357v1 genomic region harbors:
- the LOC131316166 gene encoding DEAD-box ATP-dependent RNA helicase 50, whose translation MSSLGFTCLPLDSSPTTLLLPGMYTLPAVMCTDFLSACNSVSSVNFGRLKSQRVRLLGRKFSRKKQDCCDYYDVIVEDEPLSLLSSSQSEPEFAEGKKRLDLLRCRCVSRGSQSPETKNTRHKWTKGDMSESEVAIMSGVKLPSKRQDASVSRGSLSSLRRWGDGGSARNIQFNARDKVKEWGNLPSDSGFFSKKSFRDLRCDDTIIESLRNQSIIRPSCIQALAFAPVTGGKCCIIADQSGSGKTLAYLVPVIQRLRHEELQGLSKSLPKSPRVVILVPTAELACQVLRNCRAISRSGVPFRSVVATGGFRQKTQLESLLQNLDVLIATPGRLLFLTKEGILQLTNLRCAVLDEVDILFTNEDYEPALQSLISSAPVSTQYLFVTATLPTVIYNKLVEVFPDCEVIMGPGMHRTSSELVEVLVDCSGDDGAEKTPETAFSNKKSALVRLVEGSAVTKTIIFCNKIETCRKVENVLNRLDRKGTRTRVFPFHAALAQESRLANMEEFCSSQPEDQSLFLVCTDRASRGIDFDGGVDHVVLFDFPRDPSEYVRRVGRTARGAGGKGKAFIFVVGKQVSLARRIIERNRKGHPLHDVPSASYDSYV comes from the exons ATGTCATCGTTAGGGTTCACATGCTTGCCTCTTGATTCTTCCCCGACTACCCTTCTTCTCCCAG GCATGTATACATTGCCAGCAGTTATGTGTACTGATTTTCTGTCAGCATGTAATAGTGTATCATCAGTAAATTTTGGGAGATTGAAATCTCAGAGAGTGAGGCTCTTGGGGCGAAAATTTTCCAGAAAGAAGCAAGATTGCTGCGACTACTATGACGTAATTGTAGAAGATGAACCTCTTAGTTTACTTAGTAGTTCACAGTCCGAACCGGAATTTGCGGAGGGTAAAAAGAGATTGGACCTTCTGAGATGTAGATGTGTTTCGAGAGGCTCCCAATCCCCAGAAACTAAAAATACTAGGCATAAATGGACAAAAGGAGACATGTCCGAATCAGAGGTGGCTATTATGTCTGGCGTTAAACTTCCCTCCAAACGCCAGGATGCTTCAGTTTCAAGAGGTTCTCTTTCATCCTTAAGACGGTGGGGTGATGGAGGGTCCGCTCGTAACATCCAATTTAATGCCAGGGACAAAGTAAAAGAATGGGGGAACTTGCCTTCTGATAGTGGTTTTTTCAGCAAAAAGTCCTTTAGAGATTTGAGATGTGATGATACAATCATCGAATCTCTTCGGAATCAGTCCATCATACGCCCTTCATGTATTCAG GCCTTGGCATTTGCACCTGTTACTGGGGGAAAGTGCTGCATTATAGCGGATCAAAGTGGTTCTGGAAAAACTTTGGCGTATCTTGTTCCAGTAATTCAACGTCTCAGGCATGAAGAGCTTCAAGGGCTTAGCAAATCTTTACCTAAAAGCCCTCGAGTTGTCATATTGGTACCAACTGCCGAGTTGGCTTGTCAG GTGTTGAGGAATTGCAGAGCCATTTCAAGGTCAGGGGTTCCTTTTCGCTCTGTGGTTGCCACCGGTGGTTTTCGACAGAAAACTCAACTGGAAAGTCTCCTACAGAACTTAGATGTACTAATAGCTACACCTGGTCGTCTTTTGTTCCTTACCAAAGAAGGCATATTGCAGTTGACAAACCTTAGATG TGCTGTGCTGGATGAGGTAGATATACTTTTTACTAACGAGGACTATGAGCCAGCATTGCAAAGTTTAATCAGCAGTGCACCTGTTTCCACTCAATATCTCTTTGTCACTGCCACTTTACCAACGGTCATATACAACAAGCTAGTTGAGGTTTTTCCTGACTGCGAAGTAATCATGGGACCTGGTATGCACCGCACCAGCTCTGAACTTGTGGAG GTTCTTGTAGATTGCAGTGGAGATGATGGAGCAGAAAAGACTCCAGAGACAGCATTCTCCAATAAGAAATCTGCTCTTGTGCGACTTGTTGAGGGAAGTGCAGTGACAAAAACGATAATCTTCTGTAACAAG ATTGAGACCTGCAGAAAGGTTGAGAATGTGTTGAACCGACTTGATAGAAAAGGGACCCGTACGAGAGTCTTTCCATTTCATGCTGCTTTGGCACAAGAATCACGGTTAGCAAATATGGAGGAGTTCTGCAGCTCCCAACCGGAAGACCAATCTCTGTTTTTAGTTTGCACGGATAG AGCATCAAGGGGAATCGACTTTGATGGCGGTGTTGATCATGTTGTGCTCTTTGATTTTCCCCGTGATCCCAGTGAGTATGTGCGCCGTGTTGGAAGAACTGCCAGAGGAGCGGGAGGAAAGGGAAAGGCCTTTATATTTGTGGTTGGCAAACAAGTCTCGCTTGCACGAAGGATTATCGAAAGGAACAGAAAAGGCCATCCGCTGCATGATGTGCCGTCTGCATCATATGATTCATATGTATGA